Proteins from a genomic interval of Sugiyamaella lignohabitans strain CBS 10342 chromosome C, complete sequence:
- the OLE1 gene encoding stearoyl-CoA 9-desaturase (Delta(9) fatty acid desaturase; required for monounsaturated fatty acid synthesis and for normal distribution of mitochondria; GO_component: GO:0005783 - endoplasmic reticulum [Evidence IEA,IEA]; GO_component: GO:0005789 - endoplasmic reticulum membrane [Evidence IEA]; GO_component: GO:0030176 - integral component of endoplasmic reticulum membrane [Evidence IDA] [PMID 12475963]; GO_component: GO:0016021 - integral component of membrane [Evidence IEA]; GO_component: GO:0016021 - integral component of membrane [Evidence ISM] [PMID 12192589]; GO_component: GO:0016020 - membrane [Evidence IEA,IEA]; GO_function: GO:0009055 - electron carrier activity [Evidence IGI,ISA] [PMID 8530368]; GO_function: GO:0020037 - heme binding [Evidence IEA]; GO_function: GO:0005506 - iron ion binding [Evidence IEA]; GO_function: GO:0046872 - metal ion binding [Evidence IEA]; GO_function: GO:0016491 - oxidoreductase activity [Evidence IEA]; GO_function: GO:0016717 - oxidoreductase activity, acting on paired donors, with oxidation of a pair of donors resulting in the reduction of molecular oxygen to two molecules of water [Evidence IEA]; GO_function: GO:0004768 - stearoyl-CoA 9-desaturase activity [Evidence IEA,IEA]; GO_function: GO:0004768 - stearoyl-CoA 9-desaturase activity [Evidence IMP,ISS] [PMID 1978720]; GO_process: GO:0006633 - fatty acid biosynthetic process [Evidence IEA,IEA]; GO_process: GO:0006631 - fatty acid metabolic process [Evidence IEA]; GO_process: GO:0006629 - lipid metabolic process [Evidence IEA,IEA]; GO_process: GO:0055114 - oxidation-reduction process [Evidence IEA,IEA]; GO_process: GO:0006636 - unsaturated fatty acid biosynthetic process [Evidence IMP,ISS] [PMID 1978720]) has product MSALEQLSVEEVEAIATGKASRDQTNINRKKNASTANTGAFVSAGGVEKKKVHISEQPFTWSNWYLHINWINTTLIFIYPMIGFCFVPFVHLSLKTFIWSFIYYFMTGLGITAGYHRMWSHRAYSARLPLQIFLLLVGSGAGEGSVKWWSNGHRTHHRFTDTEKDPYDARRGFMFSHMGWMMFHQNPQLKGRTDISDLIADPLVRFQHKHYLYFLFAMAYVFPTLVAGFGWGDWTGGLLYAGVLRLFVVHQSTFCVNSLAHWIGEQPFDDRRTPRDHAITAFATLGEGYHNFHHEFPSDYRNALKWYQYDPTKMFIWTMKQLGLAYNLQKFSQNAIEQGLVQQKQKKLDKWRARLNWGVPIEQLPVIEFDDFKQQTKEQGKCLVLISGIVHDITDFIEHHPGGKALIKSAIGKDGTAVFNGGVYNHSNAAHNLLATMRVAVIRGGCEVEVWKKAQSEKKDVNIIQSTSGDKIVRAGEQATRLAETGVSGRAA; this is encoded by the coding sequence ATGTCAGCTCTCGAGCAATTGTCGGTTGAAGAAGTCGAGGCTATTGCCACTGGTAAAGCCAGTCGTGATCAGaccaatatcaacagaaaaaaGAATGCCTCGACTGCCAATACTGGAGCATTTGTTTCGGCCGGCGGCGTCGAGAAGAAAAAGGTACATATTTCCGAGCAGCCATTCACCTGGTCCAATTGGTATCTTCACATCAACTGGATTAATACTACACTGATTTTCATTTATCCTATGATTGGATTCTGTTTTGTTCCTTTTGTTCATCTTTCTCTCAAGACTTTTATCTGGTCTTTTATCTACTATTTCATGACCGGTTTGGGTATTACCGCCGGTTACCACCGTATGTGGTCACACCGAGCCTATTCGGCCAGACTGCCTCTTCAAATCTTCCTTTTGTTGGTTGGTAgtggagctggtgaagGTTCTGTCAAGTGGTGGTCTAACGGACACCGTACTCACCACCGATTCACTGATACCGAGAAGGATCCTTATGATGCTCGTCGTGGATTTATGTTCTCTCACATGGGTTGGATGATGTTCCACCAAAACCCCCAATTGAAGGGCCGTACCGACATTTCCGATCTCATTGCCGACCCTCTGGTCAGATTCCAACACAAACACTATCTTTACTTTTTGTTTGCCATGGCCTATGTGTTCCCTACTCTTGTAGCTGGTTTCGGATGGGGCGACTGGACTGGTGGTCTTCTTTACGCCGGTGTTTTGAGATTGTTTGTTGTGCACCAATCCACCTTCTGTGTTAACTCATTAGCCCATTGGATCGGTGAACAACCCTTTGACGACCGTCGTACTCCCCGTGACCACGCCATCACTGCTTTCGCTACTCTTGGTGAGGGTTACCACAACTTCCACCACGAGTTCCCCAGTGACTACAGAAACGCTCTTAAATGGTACCAATACGATCCTACCAAGATGTTCATCTGGACCATGAAGCAATTGGGACTCGCATACAACCTACAAAAGTTTTCACAAAATGCTATTGAGCAAGGTCTTGTGCAACAAAAGCAAAAGAAGCTTGATAAATGGAGAGCCCGTCTTAACTGGGGAGTTCCTATTGAGCAGCTTCCTGTCATTGAATTCGACGACTTCAAGCAACAAACCAAAGAGCAAGGTAAATGTCTGGTTCTCATCTCGGGCATTGTTCACGATATCACTGACTTCATCGAGCATCACCCTGGTGGTAAGGCTCTGATCAAGTCTGCCATTGGCAAGGATGGTACTGCAGTCTTCAACGGCGGTGTATACAACCACTCCAACGCTGCCCACAACCTCTTGGCCACCATGAGAGTGGCCGTCATTAGAGGAGGTTGCGAAGTCGAGGTATGGAAAAAGGCCCAATCCGAGAAGAAGGACGTCAACATCATCCAGTCCACCTCGGGAGACAAAATCGTCCGCGCGGGCGAGCAGGCCACCCGCCTCGCCGAGACCGGCGTCAGCGGTCGCGCTGCCTAA
- the MET8 gene encoding bifunctional precorrin-2 dehydrogenase/sirohydrochlorin ferrochelatase MET8 (Bifunctional dehydrogenase and ferrochelatase; involved in the biosynthesis of siroheme, a prosthetic group used by sulfite reductase; required for sulfate assimilation and methionine biosynthesis; GO_component: GO:0005575 - cellular_component [Evidence ND]; GO_function: GO:0003824 - catalytic activity [Evidence IEA]; GO_function: GO:0004325 - ferrochelatase activity [Evidence IDA] [PMID 11980703]; GO_function: GO:0016829 - lyase activity [Evidence IEA]; GO_function: GO:0016491 - oxidoreductase activity [Evidence IEA]; GO_function: GO:0043115 - precorrin-2 dehydrogenase activity [Evidence IEA,IEA]; GO_function: GO:0043115 - precorrin-2 dehydrogenase activity [Evidence IDA] [PMID 10051442]; GO_function: GO:0043115 - precorrin-2 dehydrogenase activity [Evidence IDA] [PMID 11980703]; GO_function: GO:0051266 - sirohydrochlorin ferrochelatase activity [Evidence IEA]; GO_process: GO:0008652 - cellular amino acid biosynthetic process [Evidence IEA]; GO_process: GO:0008152 - metabolic process [Evidence IEA]; GO_process: GO:0009086 - methionine biosynthetic process [Evidence IEA]; GO_process: GO:0055114 - oxidation-reduction process [Evidence IEA,IEA]; GO_process: GO:0006779 - porphyrin-containing compound biosynthetic process [Evidence IEA,IEA]; GO_process: GO:0019354 - siroheme biosynthetic process [Evidence IEA,IEA]; GO_process: GO:0019354 - siroheme biosynthetic process [Evidence IMP] [PMID 9003798]; GO_process: GO:0000103 - sulfate assimilation [Evidence IMP] [PMID 10051442]) — protein MLLVGWKLQNKHVLVIGGGEVAKGRVEAAVKAGGLVTVIAPEVVTEIEDLESTMQLNRVERRDVDLETDFVVDPLAEIEQDYDMVFSAIDDRELSHKIYLECKKRKIPVNVADIPDECDFYFGSVIEKGPLQVMVSTGGAAPRLARKVRVGIENQLDELNIEKAIYNVGKLRKMLREHTTGTDEISGKETGYDKNTITTRMKWISDICDRYNFNELADLSETDLELMLAKYPAPVREEPDKETQSSEKEASL, from the coding sequence ATGTTGTTAGTGGGCTGGAAGTTACAAAACAAGCATGTGCTGGTGATTGGCGGAGGTGAGGTCGCGAAGGGGAGGGTGGAAGCTGCGGTGAAGGCCGGTGGGTTGGTTACAGTGATTGCACCGGAGGTGGTGACGGAGATTGAGGATCTGGAGAGTACGATGCAGCTGAACAGAGTGGAGAGACGCGATGTGGATTTGGAGACAGATTTCGTGGTGGATCCGCTGGCGGAGATTGAACAGGATTACGATATGGTGTTTTCGGCAATCGACGACAGGGAGTTGTCACATAAGATATATCTGGAGTGCAAGAAGCGGAAGATTCCAGTGAACGTCGCAGATATCCCAGATGAATGCGATTTCTATTTCGGCTCGGTCATTGAGAAGGGACCTTTACAAGTAATGGTTTCGACAGGCGGAGCTGCCCCGAGACTGGCTAGAAAAGTGAGGGTTGGAATTGAGAACCAGCTGGACGAACTGAACATCGAAAAAGCTATTTATAACGTTGGCAAGCTGAGGAAGATGCTCAGAGAACATACTACTGGCACAGACGAAATAAGCGGCAAAGAAACCGGTTATGATAAGAATACTATTACCACCCGTATGAAGTGGATCTCGGATATCTGTGACCGGTACAATTTCAACGAGCTTGCCGACCTAAGCGAGACAGATCTCGAGCTGATGCTGGCGAAATATCCTGCTCCAGTAAGAGAAGAGCCAGATAAAGAGACCCAATCATCAGAAAAAGAGGCCAGTTTATAA
- the BCD1 gene encoding Bcd1p (Essential protein required for the accumulation of box C/D snoRNA; GO_component: GO:0005737 - cytoplasm [Evidence IEA,IEA]; GO_component: GO:0005737 - cytoplasm [Evidence IDA] [PMID 14562095]; GO_component: GO:0005634 - nucleus [Evidence IEA,IEA]; GO_component: GO:0005634 - nucleus [Evidence IDA] [PMID 14562095]; GO_component: GO:0005634 - nucleus [Evidence IDA] [PMID 14690591]; GO_function: GO:0046872 - metal ion binding [Evidence IEA]; GO_function: GO:0003676 - nucleic acid binding [Evidence NAS] [PMID 12837249]; GO_process: GO:0042254 - ribosome biogenesis [Evidence IEA]; GO_process: GO:0016074 - snoRNA metabolic process [Evidence IMP] [PMID 12837249]) has protein sequence MDSDLANLCEQCFKNEFKYKCPACAIRTCSLECSKLHKQQTKCTGLVDPAKYFSRHDIAASPAIINRDYSFLQTLDRELVLGKRTVSEVLTASNSGKRSRQQQIQQRRRGGQRSDERLVNGIRVKQLPQGMQRSISNKSGWNNKRKKYFWTVEWIFIHSNGDSSETVGETSKNQIKDEETKREETKEEVEGTSDDIQEQPIDQKSPDGDSTSIEQNSIADDTKERITEQKSSDSDSTSIEQNSIADDTKERITEEKNPDIDSTNIEQNSIGDGARITCTKEVPDSEILDEAARRIYKFSPGGTDLPAASKLAVYLKKVDCPANKPQLIKLDGEKPLAEALAGQCVLEYPTLFAIIGKQGSHEPTDLPAGYLLDEGDASSDSSTDSSDDSSTTASDSSSSSSESDSPPAEESSKGP, from the coding sequence ATGGACTCGGATCTCGCGAATTTGTGTGAGCAGTGTTTTAAAAATGAATTCAAATATAAATGTCCTGCCTGTGCTATAAGAACATGTTCTCTCGAATGCTCGAAACTTCATAAGCAACAGACCAAATGTACTGGGCTGGTGGATCCAGCTAAATACTTTTCTCGGCACGACATAGCAGCATCTCCAGCTATTATTAATCGAGATTACAGCTTTCTGCAGACCCTGGATCGTGAACTGGTACTTGGGAAACGCACAGTTAGTGAGGTATTGACAGCGTCGAACTCTGGTAAACGAAgtcggcagcagcagattcaGCAGAGGAGACGGGGTGGTCAGCGGTCTGATGAGAGACTTGTCAACGGAATTCGAGTAAAGCAACTGCCGCAAGGCATGCAACGAAGCATAAGCAATAAATCAGGCTGGAACAACAAACGCAAGAAGTACTTCTGGACCGTGGAGTGGATCTTTATCCACAGCAACGGTGATAGTAGTGAGACAGTCGGTGAAACGAGTAAAAACCAAATTAAAGACGAAGAAACTAAAAGGGAAGAAACCAAAGAGGAGGTAGAAGGTACCAGCGACGATATCCAAGAACAGCCTATAGACCAAAAGAGTCCTGACGGTGATAGTACCAGCATCGAACAAAATAGCATTGCAGACGACACCAAAGAACGAATTACGGAACAAAAGAGTTCTGACAGTGACAGTACCAGCATCGAACAAAATAGCATTGCAGACGACACCAAAGAAAGAATTacagaagaaaagaatccTGACATTGACAGTACCAACATCGAACAAAATAGCATTGGCGACGGTGCTAGGATCACCTGTACAAAAGAAGTTCCTGATAGCGAGATTTTAGACGAAGCTGCCCGGCGGATATACAAGTTCAGCCCCGGCGGGACGGACCTCCCAGCTGCCTCAAAGCTAGCAGTTTACTTAAAAAAGGTCGACTGTCCAGCCAACAAACCCCAACTGATCAAACTGGACGGCGAAAAACCGCTAGCAGAAGCACTGGCCGGCCAGTGCGTGCTGGAGTACCCAACTCTGTTCGCCATAATCGGCAAACAAGGCTCTCACGAACCGACAGACCTCCCAGCAGGATATTTATTAGACGAAGGAGACGCTTCCAGTGACAGCTCTACCGACTCCAGCGACGACTCTAGCACCACAGCCAGTgattccagctccagctccagcgAGTCCGACTCACCACCCGCCGAAGAGTCTTCAAAAGGACCGTAG